The sequence below is a genomic window from Thermoproteota archaeon.
CTGTTAGTGACATTCAAGGTGTTAAAATCACAAATGATGCTCCAAATGTTTTTCCAATTGGAGACACTATTGTAACATGGACTGCAATCGATGAATCAGGAAATTCATCAAATGTAGAACAGATTGTCTCTGTAGTTGATACTACTGCTCCATCAATTACTGTTCCTGATGACCTAATAGTAGAGGCATCTGGATTTGAAGGTAACATTGTAAATTTGGGTGATGTAATTGTGGAAGATGTAGGTAGTATTGCATCCATAACAAATGATGCACCAGAATCATTTTCTCTTGGAAAAACAATAGTAACTTGGACTGTATCTGATATACATGGAAATATCTCAAACTCTGAACAAATAATCAACGTAATTGATACACAACCGCCAGAAATTACTGCACCTGCTGATATAGAGCTTGAAGCATCAAGCAAATCCGATAACTCTGTAGCTTTGGGACAACCAATCGTTAATGATCTAGTTGACATTGCATCCATAACAAATGACGCTCCCAAATCATTTCCTATTGGAATGACAACAGTCACTTGGACAGCAGTTGATACATCCGGTAATGAATCTGTAGACATTCAAACAATCACAATCTCTGATACAATTTCTCCTGAAATTACTGCACCAGAAGATTTAAAGATCGAAGCAGTTGGTCCAAACCCTGTGACTGTATCTCTTGGAGAGACAGTAACCAACGATACAATTGGAATCGCATCAATCACAAATGACGCTCCTAACATGTTCCCATTTGGAGATACGCTAGTAACCTGGACTGCTACTGACCTATATGGGAACTCTGCATCTGATGTACAAATTGTTTCTATAATAGATACTACTGCTCCTGAATTGAATCCTCCAGAAAATATCACCGTTGAGGCAACAAGCACAACTCAAAATTCTGTACTACTTGGCTCCCCTAAAGCAACCGATGCTGTGGGTGTAGCATCCATAACAAATGACGCACCAGTATCCTTCCCAGTCGGTGATACCATAATTACTTGGACTGCAACAGATACTTCTGGAAACTCTGTAAATGCTCAACAAACTGTTTCTGTCGTTGATACCATTCCTCCTACAATATCTCAACCAAAATTAATCAAAATTGAGGCAACTTCAGAGCTTGATAATCAAATTGAATTACCAACAGTTAATGCAACCGATGCTGTGGGTGTAGCATCCATAACAAATGACGCACCAGTATCCTTCCCAGTCGGTGATACCATAATTACTTGGACTGCAACAGATACTTCTGGAAACTCTGTAAATGCTCAACAAACTGTTTCTGTCATTGATACAACATCTCCAACTCTTTATGTTCCAAAAGATAAAGTAGTTGAGGCAACAAGCTTACTCTCAAATATTGTAGAATTTGGCACAGCAACTGCTACCGATGCTGTAGGAGTTGCATCCATAACAAATGATGCTCCTGATGTCTTCCCGCTAGGTTTAACATCAATTACTTGGACTGCAACAGATACTTCTGGAAATCAATACTCTGCAGTGCAACAAATTCATGTCGTTGATACCACAGCTCCTGGAATTACTCCACCAGAGAGTATTACCATTGAGGCAGAATCTTTACAAAACAACAAGGTTGATTTGGGTCAACCAATTGTATCTGATCAAGTAAAACTTGACTTTGTAACAAATGACGCACCAGCATCATTTTCACTTGGAGAAACAATAGTAACTTGGACTGCAACTGACTCTTCTGGAAATATTGTCAATGCAACTCAACTAGTAACATTAATTGATACACAACCTCCAAAAATCACTCCTCCAAATGATGTTATACTAGAGGCAACATCCCTTAATGGAAATATTGCTGAACTAGGAATGCCTGTTGCTAGTGATTCAGTAAGTGATGTTATAATTACAAATGACGCACCATCATCCTTCCCAGTTGGTGATACCATAGTCACTTGGACAGCAACTGATGAAAATGGAAACTCTGCATCTGGAACTCAAAAAGTTTCAATTATTGATACCACTGTACCTCAAATTATAATTCCTGATGATATTACAATTGAGGCAGTCTCACCAACTGAAAACATAATCGACATTGGATTAGCAACTGCAACTGATCTTGTTGAGATTGCATCCATAACAAATAACGCACCCTCTGTATTTTCATTTGGAAACACCGAAGTCACTTGGACTGCAACAGATACTTCAGGTAATTCAATCACAGATATTCAGATGATTAATGTTGTTGATACTAGTCCACCAAAATTAACTGTTCCAAAGAATGTAATAGTTGAGGCAACTAGCATTTCGGAAAACATCGTTAACATAGGTTCTGCAAATGCAGTCGATATTATTCAGGTTGAATCATTAAGTAATGACGCTCCTAATGTTTTCCAATTGGGTGACACTATAATCACTTGGACTGCCATTGATCAAGATGGTAACTCTGCAACCGCAACCCAAAAGATTAGTGTAGTCGATACTACTGCTCCAACCATAACTCCTCCAGCAAATATCATAGTAGACGCTACTGCATTGGAGACTCCGATAACCGTTGGATTGGCATCTGTAAGTGATATTATTGATTTAGAACCTACCGTAACAAATGACGCACCATCTGTATTCCCATTAGGTGAAACCATAGTGACCTGGACAAGCTCAGATTCATTTGGAAATGTAAACAATGCAACTCAGATAGTTACTGTTCAAGCATGTGGCAAGGATTCTTCAAGCTATAACATGATTATTGGAACACCTGATGACGATGTAATTAATGGAACACCTCAAGCAGATCTAATCTTTGCACTAGATGGTGATGATATCATCATGGGTAACAAAGGTAATGATTGCATATTTGGTGGCGATGGTGATGATATCATATTTGGAAATGAAGGACATGATACACTCATTGGCGATCAAGGAAACGATATACTCAAGGGTCAATCAGGAAATGATATCCTCAATGGATTGACTGGAATAGATATCATTGACGGCGGAGATGATGTAGATTCTTGTACTGTCTCTCAAGCTGATGGCGATATGGTCATCAAATGTGAATAAACAACGATCAAAAATTAATTTTTTATTCTATATAGAAGAATATAGTGTATGGAGTACAGGGATATAATTACGTAAATTACAGAGTTTATCATGGGACAATGGCTCTCTTGGGTAAAATCAAATGAAAAAGAGATCCTCAACATTCTTGATAATCTTGCAAAAAAATCAGTTGAGGTATCAAATGAACTTGTGGAGTTATTTGCCGATATGGAACATCTTGATGAACACCATACCAAAATTAAACAAATTGAACGCGATGCAGATGGATATACACGCGCGGTCTTTGCTGAACTAAACAAGACCTTTATCACTCCACTGGACAGAGAAGACATCCAAAGAATTGCATCAAAGACGGATGATGTTATTGATTTTGTAGAGGGAATATCCGGTAGAGTTGTTAGCTACAAAATTACAAAAGCTCCTCCTTTTATGCTAGAGATTGCAAAAGAACTTGCAAAAGCTACTGTTGAAGTAGAATATATGATATCTAAATTAGGAAACCTAAAGAAAAATAAAGATTTGATTAATCACTGTAGAAACGCAAGTGACATTGAACATACCATTGATGATCTTTATAGAGATGCCGTAGGTAAATTATTTGAAACAAATGATGCAATTACAATAATTAAACTCAAGGATATCTATGAAGCAATAGAGACTGCATCTGATAGATGCGTTGATGTTGCTGATGTTGTAGAAGACATTGTTCTAAAATACGCCTAGTGATATTATGTTAGAGATAGCGATTGGTGCAATTATAGTCGCTTTAATCTTTGATTTTGTTAATGGCTTTAATGATTCTGCAAATTCAGTTGCAACCGTAATTGGTACTCGTGTCATGACGCCTCTGCAAGCAGTAACCTTATCTGCTGCTGCAAATTTTGCAGGGCCCTTCTTGTTTGGTGTGGCAGTGGCAACTACCATTGCCAAAGGCATTCTTGCTCCTGAAGACGTTACTATTTACATGGTTATTGGTGGATTGGCAGGAGCAATTACTTGGAGTACCGTATGTACTGTCTTTGGACTCCCAATATCTAACAGTCATTCACTAGTTGGAGGAATAATGGGTGCTGGAATAGCTGGTCTTGGTTTTGAAAAACTACTCTTTGATGGGTTGACAAAAGTCTTTACTGGAATAGTAGTTGCTCCAATTGGGGGAATAATTTTTGGATTGCTCTTGACAGGTTTGATTATTACTATTTTTGCAAAGAAAAAACCTGCACCAGTCAACAGGACATTTGGTAGGCTGCAGATTATCTCATCAGCCTGGTTCGCATTAACTCACGGCGCAAATGATGGCCAGAAAACAATGGGAATTATTGTTCTTATACTATTTTCAACTGGCTTTATGACTGAGATTGAAATGCCAATATGGGTAATAGTTGCAGCAGCTGCAGCTATGGGACTTGGAACCTTCTTTGGCGGATATAAGGTAATCAAGACTTTGGGTCAAAAAGTTACACGACTACGTCCATATCAAGGATTTTGTGCTGAAACTGGCGGTGGTCTAATGCTTGCAATCTTTGCATTCTTTGGAATACCTGCAAGTACTACACATGCAATTACTGGAACCATCATGGGTTCTGGGGCTGCCAAAAGAAAGTTTGCAGTAAGATGGAAGGTTGGAAAACAGATTGTCTTTGCGTGGCTAATTACAATACCTGGGGCTGCAGGACTTGCAATTGGATTTACTTATGTGATACATCAGTTTGTAACCATTTGATAATACTTTGATTTTTATGACCGTCTAATTTTTTTTGATATTCTGATGGGCATTTTAGAATTAATCCAAGCAAATATTTTAACACCAATTGTTCTGTTTTTTCTCTTTGGAATAATTGCAGCAAGAATAAAATCAGATCTTAGAATTCCTGATGCAATATCACAGTTTCTGCCGATATACCTTCTAGCTGCAATAGGATTACACGGTGGTATAGAGATGCGCAATACTGGCTTTGAAGTAATGTTTGTTCCAATGCTTGTTGCAATTGCATTATCACTACTCATCACCTTGTATGGTTATCAAATACTCAGACATTTGGGTAAATTCAACATATTTGATTCATATGCTCTTGCATCAACATACGGTGCGGTTGGCGCTGTGACCTTCTCAGTTGGTTTGTCGTTTTTGAAAAATCAAGGTGTCGAATCTGAAGGATACCTTGCAGCAATTCTTGCAGTGCTTGAACCAGTTGCATTCATCCTTGCAATATTTCTTACAAACATGGCAGTATCAAAACAACTCCGCGAAAAAAAGAAGTCAATTACACAAAATGATTCAAGTCAAGAAGATGAGATTGGAATCATGGATGATGAATCTGGAAAGACTAAACTTACCAAAGTTCTACACGAATCAATCACTGGCAAGGCAATTGTAATTTTGCTTGGAAGTATCGTGATAGGATATGTAATTGGAGAAGAAGGATTTAGCTCCATTAAGATAGTCTTTGATGATCTCTTTACTGGCGCAATTGTGATATTTTTAATCGAAATGGGAATTATTGCAGGTCAAAGACTAGATGATATCAAAAAAGTAGGAGTATTTCTAGTCGCATTTTCAATAATTATTCCTACAATTAATGGCTTAATTGGAGTTTTTGTGGCTACATTTTTGGGATTAAGTATTGGCGGAGCTGTAATGTATGGTCTACTATTAGCAAGTGCGTCATTTATTGCCGCACCTGCCGTACTGCGTCACGCAATACCGCAAGCAAAACCGAGCCTTTACATTACTTCCGCCCTTGGAATTACTTTTCCTTACAACATTATCGTGCTTCTTCCAATCATGTTTGTTGTATCGTCTATACTACACAACGCTGATGGATCGATAGACTTATTGAATTATTTGAGAAATGATCTAATATGAAATTATACTCAACCAAATTACTTACAATTACCTGTGAGATTCTTGCACAAAAAAATGTAATAGAGATCCTACAAAAACACAAAGTCTCAGGATACACAACATACGAGGTAGAAGGGGATGGTTCTAAAGGAATACGTGGACAGGGATTACAGAATGAAAAAAATGTCAAAGTTGAAGTTGTATTATCTGAGAGTAAACTGCAAGATATAGTTGAAGAAATTACCAGAACTTTATTTTCAAACTTTGCAATTATTCTTTATACAAGTGATGTTGGTGTTGTTAGAACTGAAAAATTTGTCTAAGAAAATTTTATTCGTATGTGTTGAAAATTCCGGAAGAAGTCAGATGGCAGAAGCATTTTTTAAAAAATATTCTACCGGTAAATTTCTGGCAATCAGTGCAGGAACCCACCCTGCAGATAAGGTAAATCCTATTGTCGTTCAGGTAATGAATGAGGTTGGAATTAATCTTTCAGGGAAAACTCCTACGAGAATCTCTGATTCCCTAATCAATGAATCAATTCAAACTGTCAACATGGGATGTATGGATAAAAGATCGTGTCCTGCATTGTTTGTTGATGATACTCTTGATTGGGGTATTGATGATCCTAAAGGAAAAACAATTGATGATGTTAGAAAGATTCGTGATGAGATAGAAAATAAAGTCAAAGAACTTGTTGAAAGACTAGAAAAATAACCATGGCATACTCTAATCTTCATATCTTTACAGTTGAACTAATTGGAACATTCATTCTGGTAGTCTTTGCCACAGGTTCTATCGTGCTTGATGTTCATTATAATTTAGGTCTGGGGACTCCATTTGCTGCTGTCGCACCATTCATTGCATTAATCATTGGAGTGTATTCCTTTGGAAAAATCTCTCTTGCCCACTTTAATCCTGCGGTGACCCTTGGATACTATATCACCAAACACATTACAAAACGTCAGGCCTTGAATTATTTTACTGCAGAACTAATTGGTGCCTTTCTTGGTTCGCTACTAGTTCTTAGTGTGATTGGCTCTGATGCAGACCTTGGAGCAAATGCTCCTAACTATGACTTTTCAATATTTCTAATCTTTGGCGTTGAGGTTTTCGCTTCCGCGTTACTCATGGCAGTGATCTTTACCGTGGTATACACAAAAGGACTCAAAGGTTTTAGTGGAATTGCAATAGGTGGAATTGTAGGTCTTGACATCTTGTTCTTCTCCTTCATTTCTGGCGCTTCTATGAATCCTGCACGCGCATTAGCTCCTGCGGTACTATCTGGAGTGATAGAAAACCTGTGGTTATATCTAACAGCTACCTTTGTTGGAACATCAATTGTAGGTTTGTTGTTTAAAGAGAAATTTAAGAGACAAAGAGAGTCAAGGAATCAGTAAAAATATTACCAATAGCAAATACCTTGAAACAATAATCATGTCAAAATCCCAAAAAATGTTTTCAAATGCAAAAAAAGTCATTCCTTCCGGAGTGAATAGCCCAGTTCGTTACTTTACACCTTATCCGTTCTTTGTGACAAAGTCAGATAAGAGCAGCATTTGGGATGTTGATGGAAAAAAATACATTGATTTTTGCAATGGCTATGGTGCACTACTGTTAGGACATAGGCGAAAAGAGATAATCGCAGCAGTCTCGGCTCAACTCAAAAGAGGAACACTATTTTGTACTCCTTCTGATTTGGAAGTTGAATTATCAAAACTCATTGTAAAAAATTATCCCTCGATTAACAAAGTTCGTCTTGTAAACACTGGTTCTGAAGCCACAATGACTGCAATTCGACTTGCACGTGGTTTTACAAAAAAGAAGAAGATAATAAAATTTGAAGGATGTTATCATGGTGCTCATGATTCTGTTTTAGTCAAAGCAGGTTCTGGCTCTGCACATAATGGAATATCAGTTTCAGAAGGAGGTCTAGACGAAGTATCAAGAAATACTTTGGTAGTACAGTACAATAATTCTCAACAGCTAGAGGATGTTATTAGAAAAAACAAGGATGTTGCAGGAGTTATTGTAGAACCGATTCTTGCAAACATGGGATTAGTTCTTCCTGAGAAAAACTTTCTAAAAGAGATCAGAAAAATTACTTCACAAAATGATGTCCCCCTAATCTTTGATGAAATAGTCACAGGTTTTCGTATATCTTCAGGTGGAGCACAAAAATACTTTGGAATCAAACCTGATGTCACTACCCTTGGAAAGGCACTTGGGAATGGATTTACAATTGCTGCAGTTGGCGGAAAAAAAGAAATAATGAATCAACTTACTCCTGGAGGAAAAGTATACCAAGCAAGCACTTTTGCAGGAAATCCTGTATCCGTAGCTGCTGGTATTAGCTCAATTAAGACCATGAACAAACTTGGCAACAAGATGTATTCAAAACTTGAACGATACTGTGCTGCACTTACTAGAGCCATCGATGATATTGCAACTGATATGAAAATTCCACATCAGATTAATTTTTCAGCATCAATGTTTCAAATATTTTTTACAGACAAACCTGTAGTTGATTATCGTAGTTCAAAAAATGCTGATGCAAAAAAATTCAATAAACTTTTTCAGCATCTTCTAAAGAAAGGAATCTTTATCGCTCCATCTCAATTTGAAGTAGTGTTTTTATCTGAAGCTCACACAAATTCTGATCTTAACAAGGCAGTTGACGCATATTCAACTGGTTTACAAGCGGTGAAGCATTGAAATATCTCATAGGTACGCGCGGTAGCCAACTTTCAATCGCACAAACAAAATGGATTATCTCAGAACTCCAAAAGCAAAACCCAGAGGACTCATTTGAGATTATTACCATTACAACCAAAGGAGATACTGATGCACGCCCATTATTTACAATTGATCAAAAGGGAATCTTTGAAAAAGAAGTTGACAGAGCAGTTTCTGAAAAACGAGTTCATTTTGCAGTACATAGTCTTAAGGACGTACCAACTGAGATCTCTGCAGACCTAACTATAGCATGTATTCCAAAACGTGAAAAGGTAAATGACATTTTGATTTCAAAAAACGGTGATACTTTGGAATCTCTTCCTACTGGTGCGTTGATTGGTACTAGCAGTTTACGTAGGGCAGTACAGATATCTCGAAAGCGTCCAGACATTAAGGTAAAACCAATTCGTGGAAACATTGAGACTCGAGTTAGAAAAGTTACTGAAGGTGAGTTTGATGGCGTGATTTTAGCTATAGCTGGAATCACTCGTCTAGGACTAGACACAAAGTATTCAATGTTAACTACCGATGATCTTTCTCCTTCTCCTGGACAGGGGGCATTAGCTATTGTTTGCAGAAAAGATGATTCTCAGACAATTTCAATGCTAAAAAAAATTGAAGATAACACATCTAGATGGGAGATAGAGGCAGAACGTGCATTATCAAAATATGTCGATTCTGGTTGCCGCTTTCCTATTGGGGCATATGCAAAATCATACGGTGAGTCAATGACACTCAAAGTTAGCGCCTTCTCAGTCGATGGACAAAAATCAATCGTGGTGCAAAAATCTGGCCCTCGAGATGAGCCAGAATCACTAGGAAGAACTGTTGGCAAAGAATTACAAGAGAAAGGAATTGCAGACCTTGCATTAAATTGGAGAGAGAAGGTTGAGGAGTGGAATAAACAATGAGTGGTAAGGTATACTTGGTTGGTGCTGGTCCGGGAGATTCTAAATTAATTACGTTACGTGCAGTAGAATTACTACAAAAGGCAGATGTTGTTCTGTATGATAGATTAGTTAGTAAGAAAATTCTTGCAATGATTCCAAAAAAGACAGAAAAGATTTACGTTGGACGTGCAGTAGGGGATGATACAAAACATCAAGACAGTACTAATGAATTAATGGTAAAATTTGCTAAAAAGAAAAAAAATATTGTTAGACTCAAAGGCGGTGATCCAATAATATTTGGACGGGGTGGAGAAGAGGCAGAATACCTCAAAGAAAACAAAATAAAATATGAGATAATTCCAGGAATCACTTCTGGAATTGGCTC
It includes:
- a CDS encoding HYR domain-containing protein, coding for MKSAALLVILFSVILVGSAPVFASTSSSHPFILKWGESGLNSPGKFSNPQNIAIDSSDNVYVTDLGNKRVQKFSSSGGFLKAWGSSGSDPGKFSSPSGITTTKDAVFVVDSQLHKVQKFDLEGNFILQWGIQGSNPGEFLLPNGIASDKSGMIFVVDTGNHRIQKFDSDGNFISSFGKSGISDDKFVSPLGIAIDPAGNIYVSDTGDNSIKKFDSNGNFVSIIDSSVGGTAIKVQGITIDPEGNLYAVDTGSDRVLRFNTNGIAISVWGSMGIQPGQFKMPKDVTLDSKGNLYIVDTNGHRIQKFGTPIVIQQQTSTPVTPKTQTVTTPLPTVNPIPGDLTKPIIVPPNDLIIEATGALTPVNVGQAVATDASGIKSLENNAPDKFTLGINTVIWTAIDGSGNMAIATQKVTVSDTIPPTISPMPSITVEAENPNQNTVELAEPAVSDTVGVLSITNDAPEFFTLGTTEVTWIASDIMGNTASTVQTINVVDTTNPSLYVPENVIVEADSLDKNQVYLGEATVIDNGQVLSITNDAPEFFKIGNYTVTWMASDTSGNIATDVQLVSIIDTQPPEIVFPETIIVEATSVNSNVVTLDKISVSDIQGVKITNDAPNVFPIGDTIVTWTAIDESGNSSNVEQIVSVVDTTAPSITVPDDLIVEASGFEGNIVNLGDVIVEDVGSIASITNDAPESFSLGKTIVTWTVSDIHGNISNSEQIINVIDTQPPEITAPADIELEASSKSDNSVALGQPIVNDLVDIASITNDAPKSFPIGMTTVTWTAVDTSGNESVDIQTITISDTISPEITAPEDLKIEAVGPNPVTVSLGETVTNDTIGIASITNDAPNMFPFGDTLVTWTATDLYGNSASDVQIVSIIDTTAPELNPPENITVEATSTTQNSVLLGSPKATDAVGVASITNDAPVSFPVGDTIITWTATDTSGNSVNAQQTVSVVDTIPPTISQPKLIKIEATSELDNQIELPTVNATDAVGVASITNDAPVSFPVGDTIITWTATDTSGNSVNAQQTVSVIDTTSPTLYVPKDKVVEATSLLSNIVEFGTATATDAVGVASITNDAPDVFPLGLTSITWTATDTSGNQYSAVQQIHVVDTTAPGITPPESITIEAESLQNNKVDLGQPIVSDQVKLDFVTNDAPASFSLGETIVTWTATDSSGNIVNATQLVTLIDTQPPKITPPNDVILEATSLNGNIAELGMPVASDSVSDVIITNDAPSSFPVGDTIVTWTATDENGNSASGTQKVSIIDTTVPQIIIPDDITIEAVSPTENIIDIGLATATDLVEIASITNNAPSVFSFGNTEVTWTATDTSGNSITDIQMINVVDTSPPKLTVPKNVIVEATSISENIVNIGSANAVDIIQVESLSNDAPNVFQLGDTIITWTAIDQDGNSATATQKISVVDTTAPTITPPANIIVDATALETPITVGLASVSDIIDLEPTVTNDAPSVFPLGETIVTWTSSDSFGNVNNATQIVTVQACGKDSSSYNMIIGTPDDDVINGTPQADLIFALDGDDIIMGNKGNDCIFGGDGDDIIFGNEGHDTLIGDQGNDILKGQSGNDILNGLTGIDIIDGGDDVDSCTVSQADGDMVIKCE
- a CDS encoding DUF47 family protein, with translation MGQWLSWVKSNEKEILNILDNLAKKSVEVSNELVELFADMEHLDEHHTKIKQIERDADGYTRAVFAELNKTFITPLDREDIQRIASKTDDVIDFVEGISGRVVSYKITKAPPFMLEIAKELAKATVEVEYMISKLGNLKKNKDLINHCRNASDIEHTIDDLYRDAVGKLFETNDAITIIKLKDIYEAIETASDRCVDVADVVEDIVLKYA
- a CDS encoding anion permease; translation: MLEIAIGAIIVALIFDFVNGFNDSANSVATVIGTRVMTPLQAVTLSAAANFAGPFLFGVAVATTIAKGILAPEDVTIYMVIGGLAGAITWSTVCTVFGLPISNSHSLVGGIMGAGIAGLGFEKLLFDGLTKVFTGIVVAPIGGIIFGLLLTGLIITIFAKKKPAPVNRTFGRLQIISSAWFALTHGANDGQKTMGIIVLILFSTGFMTEIEMPIWVIVAAAAAMGLGTFFGGYKVIKTLGQKVTRLRPYQGFCAETGGGLMLAIFAFFGIPASTTHAITGTIMGSGAAKRKFAVRWKVGKQIVFAWLITIPGAAGLAIGFTYVIHQFVTI
- a CDS encoding sodium-dependent bicarbonate transport family permease; this encodes MGILELIQANILTPIVLFFLFGIIAARIKSDLRIPDAISQFLPIYLLAAIGLHGGIEMRNTGFEVMFVPMLVAIALSLLITLYGYQILRHLGKFNIFDSYALASTYGAVGAVTFSVGLSFLKNQGVESEGYLAAILAVLEPVAFILAIFLTNMAVSKQLREKKKSITQNDSSQEDEIGIMDDESGKTKLTKVLHESITGKAIVILLGSIVIGYVIGEEGFSSIKIVFDDLFTGAIVIFLIEMGIIAGQRLDDIKKVGVFLVAFSIIIPTINGLIGVFVATFLGLSIGGAVMYGLLLASASFIAAPAVLRHAIPQAKPSLYITSALGITFPYNIIVLLPIMFVVSSILHNADGSIDLLNYLRNDLI
- a CDS encoding arsenate reductase ArsC, which produces MLVLLELKNLSKKILFVCVENSGRSQMAEAFFKKYSTGKFLAISAGTHPADKVNPIVVQVMNEVGINLSGKTPTRISDSLINESIQTVNMGCMDKRSCPALFVDDTLDWGIDDPKGKTIDDVRKIRDEIENKVKELVERLEK
- the hemL gene encoding glutamate-1-semialdehyde-2,1-aminomutase, whose product is MSKSQKMFSNAKKVIPSGVNSPVRYFTPYPFFVTKSDKSSIWDVDGKKYIDFCNGYGALLLGHRRKEIIAAVSAQLKRGTLFCTPSDLEVELSKLIVKNYPSINKVRLVNTGSEATMTAIRLARGFTKKKKIIKFEGCYHGAHDSVLVKAGSGSAHNGISVSEGGLDEVSRNTLVVQYNNSQQLEDVIRKNKDVAGVIVEPILANMGLVLPEKNFLKEIRKITSQNDVPLIFDEIVTGFRISSGGAQKYFGIKPDVTTLGKALGNGFTIAAVGGKKEIMNQLTPGGKVYQASTFAGNPVSVAAGISSIKTMNKLGNKMYSKLERYCAALTRAIDDIATDMKIPHQINFSASMFQIFFTDKPVVDYRSSKNADAKKFNKLFQHLLKKGIFIAPSQFEVVFLSEAHTNSDLNKAVDAYSTGLQAVKH
- a CDS encoding hydroxymethylbilane synthase, whose amino-acid sequence is MKYLIGTRGSQLSIAQTKWIISELQKQNPEDSFEIITITTKGDTDARPLFTIDQKGIFEKEVDRAVSEKRVHFAVHSLKDVPTEISADLTIACIPKREKVNDILISKNGDTLESLPTGALIGTSSLRRAVQISRKRPDIKVKPIRGNIETRVRKVTEGEFDGVILAIAGITRLGLDTKYSMLTTDDLSPSPGQGALAIVCRKDDSQTISMLKKIEDNTSRWEIEAERALSKYVDSGCRFPIGAYAKSYGESMTLKVSAFSVDGQKSIVVQKSGPRDEPESLGRTVGKELQEKGIADLALNWREKVEEWNKQ